The following are encoded together in the Piscirickettsia litoralis genome:
- the gapS6a gene encoding GapS6a family protein — translation MDFVTTTILSGCIYDLFKKSLEIGKEKLKQSLKEYVLTDEIATQLSNELNKLDLNSDMSELAIDKKLKSSQDIINMLSSIPRQNVTHTVNQAHYGIGNNINGDINISHG, via the coding sequence ATGGACTTCGTAACAACAACAATACTTTCTGGTTGCATATATGATCTGTTTAAAAAGAGCTTGGAAATTGGAAAAGAAAAACTCAAGCAATCATTAAAGGAATACGTATTAACTGATGAAATTGCAACACAGCTTTCAAATGAGCTTAATAAACTAGACTTGAACTCTGATATGAGTGAATTAGCTATTGATAAAAAGCTTAAATCATCACAAGATATTATAAACATGCTGTCGAGTATACCAAGACAGAATGTGACGCACACAGTAAACCAGGCTCATTATGGTATTGGTAATAATATTAACGGGGATATAAATATAAGCCATGGATGA
- a CDS encoding KAP family P-loop NTPase fold protein — protein sequence MEVQQELEAKDTLERADLADKLINLIRSNIDLSPLLVDGFWGTGKTTLAELIKRNLDSSKSKYVYIDAFRFDHSRDPLGVLVGRIAESIEKKKGDTLVKAAIPAVKHSLRIAAKAGVSYLLRADCDEIAKEFQNAITEGLDQTVKSIIDGHREEESNIAALKEGLLKATEGQELIIIIDELDRCRPDFAVAMLEKIKHVFDIANVKFILIANSEQLITSIQHSYGSSLSEAGRYIDKFIKFTFKLPSQTKNNLHAVEVHIQSLLENDKNLEELSKEGYIFLLSKLIKTRQLSLRESEDLFRYLKIYCHLSGKPFKYPYYFSLIFIFSIYIHCFYSSFSQKILDGNATVDELYEILGMEYKHIEDTDTHRDKILHILAGCYIFALEDKPFEKKVEFHSDKWSDEVMKCFVSTSVYGIDDLKGIVQQPIKTLMLIG from the coding sequence ATGGAAGTCCAACAAGAGCTTGAAGCAAAAGATACTTTAGAAAGAGCAGATTTAGCAGATAAACTTATAAATCTTATACGGTCGAATATAGATTTATCACCGCTATTAGTAGATGGGTTTTGGGGGACAGGAAAAACAACACTGGCTGAATTAATAAAAAGGAATCTAGACTCTAGTAAATCTAAATATGTTTACATAGATGCTTTTAGATTTGATCATAGCCGTGATCCTTTGGGGGTTTTAGTAGGGCGCATAGCAGAAAGCATCGAGAAGAAAAAAGGCGATACACTTGTTAAGGCAGCGATACCAGCAGTGAAGCACTCTTTAAGAATAGCAGCAAAAGCCGGAGTTTCTTATTTATTAAGAGCAGACTGTGATGAAATTGCAAAAGAGTTTCAAAACGCCATTACTGAAGGTCTCGATCAGACTGTAAAATCTATCATTGATGGACATCGAGAAGAAGAAAGTAATATTGCTGCTTTAAAAGAAGGGCTGTTAAAGGCAACAGAAGGGCAGGAGTTAATAATTATTATTGATGAGTTAGATAGGTGTAGGCCCGATTTTGCTGTTGCTATGCTTGAGAAGATAAAACATGTATTTGATATAGCTAACGTCAAGTTTATTTTAATCGCTAATTCAGAACAGCTTATAACATCTATCCAACACTCATATGGTAGCTCACTGTCTGAAGCTGGACGTTACATTGATAAGTTTATTAAGTTTACGTTTAAATTACCTTCACAAACGAAAAACAATCTTCATGCTGTAGAAGTACACATACAGAGTTTGTTAGAAAATGATAAGAACCTTGAAGAACTTTCGAAAGAGGGGTATATCTTTTTATTAAGTAAACTTATTAAAACCCGTCAACTTTCACTAAGAGAATCTGAAGATTTATTTAGATATTTAAAGATTTATTGTCATCTATCAGGTAAACCTTTTAAGTATCCTTACTACTTTAGCCTGATATTTATATTTTCTATTTACATACATTGCTTTTACTCTTCATTTTCACAAAAAATATTAGATGGAAATGCAACTGTTGATGAGCTTTATGAAATACTGGGCATGGAATACAAGCACATAGAGGATACAGATACTCATAGAGATAAGATTCTTCATATTTTAGCAGGATGCTATATTTTCGCACTTGAAGATAAGCCTTTTGAAAAGAAGGTGGAGTTCCATAGTGATAAATGGTCTGATGAAGTTATGAAATGTTTTGTGTCCACTTCTGTGTATGGCATAGATGACTTAAAAGGAATAGTTCAGCAGCCAATTAAAACCTTGATGCTTATAGGCTAA
- a CDS encoding helix-turn-helix domain-containing protein, whose product MLGFSQAGIDKAVALRQARQILGFSQGQLARELGWSAKQVSNLETGVRQIQKQTELAIETLLRRSGKWDSFLSKIRINVSGLIKSSD is encoded by the coding sequence ATGCTGGGCTTTTCTCAAGCGGGGATAGATAAAGCCGTTGCTTTACGGCAAGCTCGTCAGATACTAGGTTTTTCTCAAGGGCAATTAGCTAGGGAGCTAGGATGGTCAGCTAAACAAGTGTCTAATCTTGAAACAGGGGTTAGACAAATTCAAAAGCAAACTGAATTAGCAATAGAAACTTTGTTACGCAGATCAGGGAAGTGGGATAGTTTTTTATCAAAAATAAGGATAAATGTTAGCGGTTTGATAAAAAGCAGCGATTAA
- a CDS encoding DNA-methyltransferase yields the protein MIPTSTLYNEDALHCMERIENESIDLIIADPPYFNVVSEKWDRQWRTETEFIEWLEKVFAEFARILKPTGSLYLFCYNHMSAKISVALSKYLEVLSHIVWNKPNGRHLMVQRSSQRKYFPQTEHVLFAESKNAPVAQKEMLEPLRYYMNEWTRAGLTKKEAEQVVGSSARHYFNASQWSLPSKERYEQLRSYARAKDKNIYPRSYSDLQHEYMVRRKQARRPFSADEVDFNTDLWEFKTVVSYKGRHPCEKPLQLYAQIIKASSREGDTILDPFLGSGNSGVLAKELKRNFLGIEIDQEYFNRCKQKINNLDDKSAIFNKTRKKQPHTIALETRSTL from the coding sequence ATGATTCCAACCTCAACGCTGTATAATGAGGACGCACTACACTGCATGGAGAGAATAGAAAACGAATCAATTGATTTAATCATTGCCGATCCACCTTACTTTAATGTTGTAAGCGAAAAGTGGGATCGGCAGTGGCGTACAGAAACTGAATTTATCGAATGGCTTGAAAAGGTCTTTGCTGAATTTGCCCGTATTCTTAAGCCAACGGGCAGTTTGTACTTATTTTGTTATAACCATATGTCGGCGAAAATCTCCGTTGCACTATCAAAGTATTTAGAAGTGTTGAGTCATATCGTTTGGAATAAACCAAATGGTCGCCATTTAATGGTGCAACGATCAAGCCAACGCAAATACTTTCCCCAGACGGAGCATGTGCTTTTTGCTGAGTCAAAAAATGCACCAGTCGCGCAAAAAGAAATGCTAGAGCCGTTACGCTACTACATGAATGAGTGGACACGGGCAGGACTCACCAAAAAAGAAGCTGAGCAGGTTGTTGGTTCGTCAGCACGGCATTATTTCAACGCTTCACAATGGTCATTACCTTCTAAAGAAAGGTATGAGCAGCTAAGAAGCTATGCAAGAGCAAAAGATAAAAACATTTATCCGCGTTCATATAGTGATTTACAGCATGAATACATGGTGCGGCGTAAACAAGCACGTCGGCCTTTTTCAGCGGATGAAGTTGATTTTAATACGGACCTGTGGGAGTTTAAAACGGTTGTGAGCTACAAAGGCCGGCACCCATGCGAAAAACCATTGCAATTATACGCACAAATAATTAAAGCAAGCTCACGGGAAGGCGATACAATACTTGATCCGTTTTTAGGCTCAGGGAACTCTGGAGTTTTGGCTAAAGAATTAAAGCGTAATTTTTTAGGTATTGAGATTGATCAAGAATATTTCAATCGATGTAAACAAAAAATCAATAATTTAGATGACAAATCAGCCATTTTTAACAAAACACGCAAAAAACAACCTCACACAATAGCGCTAGAGACACGATCTACACTCTAG
- a CDS encoding phage holin family protein, translating to MIEPDQSGSLKWFMLILLCWLGAASRYANYLSQTEEKFSWLDLFARLLCSAFAGIITNYLCIEAGFSGPMTAAMVGLSGYAGVEAIQRLMNIVKSQNKL from the coding sequence ATGATAGAACCCGACCAATCCGGCTCCCTAAAATGGTTCATGTTAATTTTGCTCTGTTGGCTAGGTGCTGCATCTCGTTATGCAAATTACCTAAGTCAGACAGAAGAGAAATTTTCATGGTTAGACCTGTTTGCACGATTATTGTGTTCAGCCTTTGCTGGCATCATTACCAATTATTTGTGTATTGAGGCCGGTTTTTCTGGACCAATGACGGCGGCAATGGTCGGTTTATCTGGATATGCAGGTGTGGAGGCGATACAAAGACTCATGAATATTGTAAAGAGCCAAAATAAACTTTAA